In one Hymenobacter sp. DG25B genomic region, the following are encoded:
- a CDS encoding (2Fe-2S) ferredoxin domain-containing protein encodes MLLDHHVFVCTNQKNEIGRDVAKALKTELKKQGLKNLLAGGEKRRNRVQTCNCLDQCKHCKKGPGAALVIYPEGTFYGDVKPKDAAEIVQKHLGEGQVIKRLLID; translated from the coding sequence ATGCTGCTCGATCATCACGTATTCGTCTGTACCAACCAGAAAAATGAAATTGGCCGGGACGTGGCCAAAGCGCTGAAAACCGAGCTGAAAAAGCAAGGTCTGAAAAACCTGCTGGCGGGTGGGGAAAAGCGCCGGAACCGCGTGCAGACCTGCAACTGCCTGGACCAGTGCAAGCATTGCAAAAAAGGCCCCGGCGCCGCCCTGGTTATTTATCCGGAGGGCACCTTCTACGGCGACGTAAAGCCCAAAGACGCCGCCGAAATCGTGCAGAAACACTTAGGCGAAGGCCAGGTTATCAAACGGTTATTAATTGACTGA
- the nuoD gene encoding NADH dehydrogenase (quinone) subunit D: protein MHPAVNDFNQELTTLNLGPTHPATHGIFQNILQMDGERIISGVPTIGYIHRAFEKIAERRPFYQITPLTDRMNYCSSPINNMGWHMTVEKLLGVTVPTRAQYMRVIVMELARITDHLICNSILGVDTGAFTGFLYVFQEREKVYEIYEEICGARLTTNMGRVGGMERDFTPVALQKLRDWLKTFPAVMREFEKMFNRNRIFMDRTQNVGGITAEKALNYGFTGPNLRAAGVDYDVRVMNPYSSYQDFDFEIPVGTNGDTYDRFLVRNEEIWQSLRIINQALENLPEGPFHADAPHYYLPPKQAVYQNMEALIYHFKIIMGEIEAPVGEVYHSVEGGNGELGFYLVSDGGRTPYRLHFRRPCFIYYQAYPEMVVGSTLSDAIVTLSSMNVIAGELDA, encoded by the coding sequence ATGCACCCGGCCGTCAACGACTTCAACCAGGAGCTGACCACGCTGAACCTGGGCCCCACGCACCCCGCTACCCACGGCATCTTCCAGAATATTCTGCAGATGGACGGGGAGCGTATTATTTCGGGCGTGCCCACCATCGGCTACATCCACCGCGCCTTCGAAAAGATTGCCGAGCGCCGGCCCTTCTACCAGATTACGCCCCTGACGGACCGCATGAACTACTGTTCGTCGCCCATCAACAACATGGGCTGGCACATGACTGTAGAGAAGCTGTTGGGCGTTACGGTGCCCACCCGCGCCCAGTACATGCGCGTAATTGTGATGGAGCTGGCGCGTATCACCGACCACCTAATTTGTAACTCCATTCTGGGCGTGGATACCGGCGCTTTCACGGGCTTCCTGTATGTGTTTCAGGAGCGCGAGAAGGTGTATGAGATTTACGAGGAAATCTGCGGCGCCCGCCTCACTACCAATATGGGCCGCGTGGGCGGCATGGAGCGTGACTTTACGCCGGTTGCCCTGCAAAAGCTGCGCGACTGGCTGAAGACCTTCCCGGCCGTAATGCGCGAGTTTGAGAAGATGTTCAACCGCAACCGCATCTTCATGGACCGCACTCAGAACGTGGGCGGTATCACGGCGGAAAAGGCGCTGAATTACGGCTTCACGGGCCCCAACCTGCGCGCCGCCGGCGTCGACTACGACGTGCGGGTGATGAACCCCTACTCCTCTTATCAGGATTTCGACTTTGAAATTCCGGTGGGCACCAATGGCGACACCTACGACCGTTTCCTGGTGCGCAACGAGGAAATCTGGCAGAGCCTGCGAATTATTAATCAGGCCCTGGAAAACCTGCCCGAAGGCCCCTTCCACGCCGATGCCCCGCATTACTACCTGCCGCCCAAGCAGGCCGTGTACCAGAATATGGAGGCCCTCATCTACCACTTCAAAATCATTATGGGTGAGATTGAAGCGCCGGTGGGTGAAGTGTACCACTCCGTGGAAGGCGGTAACGGCGAGCTGGGCTTCTACCTCGTTTCCGACGGGGGCCGCACGCCCTACCGCCTGCATTTCCGCCGCCCTTGCTTTATCTACTACCAGGCTTACCCCGAAATGGTGGTGGGCTCAACCCTCTCCGACGCCATCGTGACCCTGTCCTCGATGAACGTTATTGCCGGAGAGCTGGACGCGTAG
- a CDS encoding NADH-quinone oxidoreductase subunit C encodes MAEQNEESPAAQETAAALDPAAQKNAQLLALLHRLFGADAFTDVEEPYGMLTVTTTRERIHDIIAGLQQDQELQLNFLTTMCGMHWPEREGEELGMVYMLHSLVHNIRLRLKIFFPIADPVVPTMTVLYGTANWMEREAYDFYGILFPGHPNLIRILNVEDMDYYPMRKEYALEDGTREDKTDLFFGR; translated from the coding sequence ATGGCTGAACAGAACGAAGAATCCCCCGCTGCCCAGGAAACTGCCGCGGCACTGGACCCGGCCGCGCAGAAAAACGCGCAGCTGCTGGCTTTGCTGCACCGCTTGTTCGGGGCCGATGCCTTTACCGATGTAGAGGAGCCCTACGGCATGCTGACGGTGACCACCACGCGTGAGCGGATTCACGACATCATTGCCGGTCTGCAGCAGGATCAGGAATTGCAGCTCAACTTTCTCACCACCATGTGCGGCATGCACTGGCCGGAGCGCGAAGGCGAGGAGCTGGGCATGGTGTACATGCTGCACAGCCTGGTACACAACATCCGTCTGCGTCTGAAGATTTTCTTCCCCATTGCCGACCCGGTGGTGCCCACCATGACGGTCCTCTACGGCACGGCCAACTGGATGGAGCGCGAGGCTTATGACTTCTACGGCATTCTGTTCCCCGGCCATCCTAACCTCATTCGCATCCTCAACGTGGAGGACATGGACTACTACCCCATGCGCAAGGAGTACGCGCTGGAAGATGGTACCCGCGAAGACAAAACTGACCTTTTCTTCGGCCGCTAG
- the pruA gene encoding L-glutamate gamma-semialdehyde dehydrogenase, whose amino-acid sequence MANGFFNVPTPINEPVKGYAPNSPERLELLKTLKELKQQQRDIPMHIGGKEIRTGKTKNITPPHDHQHVLGQFHEGDKTHVGQAIEAALAARAHWAEMPWEHRAAIFLKAADLLAGPYRARLNAATMLGQSKNAFQAEIDAACELIDFFRFNVHFMQQIYQQQPESLPGMWNRLEHRPLEGFVFALTPFNFTSIAGNLPTSVAMMGNVVVWKPANTQIYSAQVLMELFKEAGVPDGVINLVYVDGPTAGDVIFSHPDFAGIHFTGSTGVFQNIWKTIGQNIHLYKSYPRIVGETGGKDFILAHHSAHPRQVATAISRGAFEYQGQKCSAASRVYIPSNMWDEVKGYLQEDLKSFKMGDVEDFSNFINAVIDEKSFDKLAKYIDGAKADDSAEIIAGGNYDKSKGYFIEPTIIVTKNPQYITMCEELFGPVLTLYVYDSQEFEKTLDLVDGTSPYALTGAIFSQDRYAIDLASKRLVHAAGNFYINDKPTGAVVGQQPFGGARASGTNDKAGSMLNLLRWVSPRAIKETFVPPVDYRYPFLGVDNHEDLNVAKGGF is encoded by the coding sequence ATGGCCAACGGCTTTTTTAACGTTCCCACCCCGATTAATGAGCCTGTAAAAGGCTACGCGCCCAACTCGCCGGAGCGCCTGGAGCTGCTCAAGACTCTGAAAGAGCTGAAGCAGCAGCAGCGCGACATTCCCATGCACATTGGTGGCAAGGAAATCCGCACGGGCAAAACCAAGAACATTACCCCGCCCCACGACCACCAGCACGTGCTGGGCCAGTTTCATGAGGGCGACAAAACCCACGTAGGCCAGGCCATTGAAGCCGCTCTGGCTGCCCGCGCCCACTGGGCCGAAATGCCCTGGGAGCACCGTGCCGCCATCTTCCTGAAAGCCGCCGATTTGCTAGCCGGCCCTTACCGCGCCCGCCTAAACGCGGCTACCATGCTGGGTCAAAGCAAAAACGCTTTCCAGGCTGAAATTGACGCTGCTTGCGAGTTGATCGACTTTTTCCGCTTCAACGTGCACTTCATGCAGCAGATCTACCAGCAGCAGCCGGAGAGCCTGCCTGGTATGTGGAACCGCCTGGAGCACCGCCCGCTGGAAGGCTTCGTGTTTGCCCTCACTCCTTTCAACTTCACTTCCATTGCCGGCAACCTGCCTACTTCGGTAGCCATGATGGGCAACGTGGTGGTATGGAAGCCCGCCAACACCCAGATTTACTCAGCCCAGGTGCTGATGGAGCTGTTCAAGGAAGCCGGCGTGCCGGATGGCGTTATCAACCTGGTGTATGTGGATGGCCCCACCGCTGGTGATGTTATCTTCTCGCATCCCGATTTTGCTGGTATCCACTTCACCGGCTCCACCGGCGTATTCCAGAACATCTGGAAAACCATCGGGCAGAATATTCACCTCTACAAGAGCTACCCCCGCATTGTGGGCGAAACCGGCGGCAAGGATTTCATCCTGGCCCATCACTCGGCGCACCCGCGCCAGGTAGCTACGGCCATCAGCCGCGGTGCTTTTGAATATCAGGGCCAGAAGTGCTCGGCCGCTTCCCGTGTGTACATCCCCAGCAACATGTGGGATGAGGTGAAAGGCTACCTGCAGGAAGATCTGAAGTCGTTCAAAATGGGCGATGTGGAGGATTTCTCCAACTTCATCAACGCCGTTATCGACGAGAAGTCGTTCGATAAGCTGGCCAAGTACATCGACGGTGCCAAGGCTGATGATTCGGCCGAAATCATTGCAGGCGGCAACTACGACAAGTCGAAAGGCTACTTCATTGAGCCCACAATTATCGTGACCAAGAACCCGCAGTATATCACCATGTGCGAGGAGCTGTTCGGCCCCGTGCTCACACTGTACGTGTATGATTCGCAGGAATTCGAGAAGACGCTGGATCTGGTAGACGGCACCTCGCCCTACGCCCTCACCGGCGCCATCTTCTCCCAGGACCGCTACGCCATTGATCTGGCCTCGAAGCGCCTGGTGCACGCCGCTGGCAACTTCTACATCAACGACAAGCCCACCGGTGCCGTGGTAGGCCAGCAGCCCTTCGGCGGTGCCCGCGCCTCCGGCACCAACGACAAGGCCGGCTCCATGCTGAACCTGCTCCGCTGGGTATCGCCGCGCGCCATCAAGGAAACCTTCGTGCCGCCGGTAGATTACCGCTACCCCTTCCTGGGCGTGGACAACCACGAGGACCTGAACGTAGCGAAAGGCGGCTTTTAA
- a CDS encoding carboxypeptidase-like regulatory domain-containing protein produces the protein MSVVVRYKFLFTALVLLVWATCSSTVQAQGQRRVVQFTGIVATGDSLLGVPGATVMVPQAGRGTATNAYGYFSLPVLAGDSIVIRSLGYRNQWVVIPPDYPRQSYSVIVQLKEDATMLPEVRIFPYVTERDFKKAFLALRLPTERGSRTAENLNEEIMKRIFNNAPVTSMGNYRQTMQQQQFERDRRMGIGPSVQANNPLLNPFSWLQLIKQVKDGEFKKKEGVDY, from the coding sequence ATGTCTGTTGTAGTTCGATATAAATTCCTTTTCACGGCGCTGGTGCTGCTGGTGTGGGCCACTTGCTCATCAACCGTGCAGGCCCAGGGCCAGCGGCGCGTGGTGCAGTTTACGGGTATTGTAGCCACCGGCGACTCCCTGCTGGGCGTGCCCGGCGCTACTGTGATGGTGCCCCAGGCCGGGCGCGGCACCGCCACCAATGCCTACGGCTACTTCTCCCTGCCCGTGCTGGCCGGTGATAGTATCGTGATTCGCTCCCTGGGCTACCGCAACCAGTGGGTGGTTATTCCGCCCGACTACCCGCGCCAGAGCTACTCCGTTATTGTGCAGCTGAAGGAAGATGCCACCATGCTGCCGGAGGTGCGCATTTTCCCCTACGTGACGGAGCGGGACTTTAAAAAGGCTTTCCTGGCCCTGCGCCTGCCTACCGAGCGGGGCTCCCGCACTGCTGAAAACCTCAACGAGGAAATCATGAAGCGCATTTTCAACAATGCCCCCGTTACCAGCATGGGCAACTATCGCCAAACCATGCAGCAGCAGCAGTTTGAGCGCGACCGGCGCATGGGTATCGGCCCCTCGGTGCAGGCCAACAACCCGCTCCTCAATCCCTTCAGCTGGCTGCAGCTCATTAAACAGGTGAAAGATGGTGAGTTCAAGAAGAAAGAAGGCGTCGATTATTAA
- the nuoE gene encoding complex I 24 kDa subunit family protein, with the protein MEPTTAPAKPQFSEAAKAEIARICKQYPEERRKSALLPVLHIAQAEFGGWVSPEVQDLVAEVLGLAPIEVYEVSTFYTMFNLKPVGKHVLEICRTGPCMLRGSDELTAHLERITGAKVGGAPSEDGLFTLKEVECLAACGFAPIVQVREKYYEQLDTQEAVDAMLSELRNQVHRPALPWEETGLPNALANN; encoded by the coding sequence ATGGAACCGACTACTGCGCCCGCTAAGCCGCAATTTTCTGAAGCTGCGAAGGCCGAAATTGCGCGCATCTGCAAGCAATATCCTGAAGAGCGCCGCAAGTCGGCCCTGCTACCTGTGCTGCACATTGCCCAAGCAGAATTTGGCGGCTGGGTAAGCCCCGAAGTACAGGACCTGGTGGCCGAAGTACTGGGCCTGGCTCCGATTGAGGTATACGAGGTGTCGACGTTCTACACCATGTTCAACCTGAAGCCGGTAGGCAAGCACGTGCTGGAAATTTGCCGCACGGGTCCCTGCATGCTGCGCGGCTCCGATGAGCTGACCGCTCACCTGGAGCGCATCACCGGTGCTAAAGTAGGTGGCGCCCCGTCAGAAGACGGTTTGTTTACCCTAAAAGAAGTGGAGTGCCTAGCCGCCTGCGGCTTTGCTCCCATTGTGCAGGTGCGCGAGAAATATTACGAGCAGCTGGACACACAGGAAGCCGTGGATGCTATGCTCTCGGAGCTGCGCAACCAGGTACACCGCCCGGCGCTGCCGTGGGAAGAAACTGGCCTCCCGAACGCGCTGGCCAATAATTAG
- a CDS encoding YjjG family noncanonical pyrimidine nucleotidase, with protein MKSYRHLFFDLDHTLWDFETNADETLRHLYDHHDLARYGTFSVDQFIQVYSDINHGLWRLYQNNKITQQQLRATRFPRTFVKLGLTEADSPAGISEQFTDILPKKSAVFPYTYEVLDYLRDKGYELHLITNGFKDIQYIKLNASRLTDYFQEIVTSECCGHLKPDTRIFQHALERTGATTAESIMIGDNLECDMLGAYNAGIDQVYFNPEKRRHFNQVTYEISCLSELRTIL; from the coding sequence TTGAAATCCTACCGCCACCTCTTCTTCGACCTCGACCATACGCTCTGGGACTTCGAAACCAACGCCGACGAAACGCTGCGCCATCTGTATGACCATCATGATCTGGCGCGCTACGGCACGTTTTCAGTAGACCAATTCATTCAGGTGTATTCCGATATCAACCACGGCTTGTGGCGCCTGTACCAGAACAACAAAATCACGCAGCAGCAGCTGCGCGCCACCCGCTTCCCGCGCACCTTCGTGAAGCTGGGCCTCACGGAGGCGGACTCCCCGGCCGGTATCTCTGAGCAGTTCACGGATATCCTGCCCAAGAAGTCGGCGGTGTTTCCCTACACCTACGAGGTGCTGGACTACCTGCGCGACAAAGGCTACGAGCTACACCTGATTACCAACGGCTTCAAGGATATTCAGTACATCAAGCTGAATGCCTCCCGCCTGACGGACTATTTCCAGGAAATAGTCACCTCGGAGTGCTGCGGCCACCTCAAGCCCGACACACGCATCTTCCAGCACGCCCTGGAGCGCACCGGCGCCACTACTGCTGAGAGTATCATGATTGGCGACAACCTGGAGTGCGACATGCTGGGCGCCTACAATGCCGGCATCGACCAAGTGTATTTTAACCCTGAAAAGCGCCGGCACTTCAACCAGGTAACCTACGAAATCAGCTGCCTGAGCGAGCTGCGCACAATCCTGTAA
- a CDS encoding Uma2 family endonuclease — translation MAHLQSPPRRYTVEEYQALEEVSEQRHEFYEGEVYAISGASATHHTIRQNCVISLRAALRGRGCKVYDEGMQLAVQDGRYYTYPDVLVTCHPEDVNEQRTMRHPVLIIEILSPSTADHDRSWKFNQYKQLPSLQHYLLVSQHTCLVEWFRREESGVWSFTPLGELTDTLEISELASTLRVQDIYDEIDITPMRAQPPAENQSNK, via the coding sequence ATGGCACATCTTCAATCCCCACCACGGCGCTATACCGTAGAAGAGTACCAGGCGCTGGAAGAAGTTTCAGAGCAGCGGCACGAGTTTTATGAGGGGGAGGTGTATGCTATATCGGGGGCTTCGGCCACGCACCATACTATCCGGCAGAACTGCGTCATTAGCCTGCGTGCTGCCTTGCGGGGGCGAGGCTGCAAAGTCTATGACGAAGGAATGCAGCTTGCGGTACAGGATGGCCGCTACTACACGTACCCTGATGTACTGGTAACCTGCCACCCGGAGGACGTGAACGAGCAGCGTACCATGCGCCATCCGGTACTCATCATTGAAATCCTCTCGCCCTCCACCGCCGACCACGACCGGAGCTGGAAATTCAATCAGTACAAACAACTCCCTTCTTTGCAGCACTACCTGCTGGTTTCCCAGCACACCTGCCTGGTAGAGTGGTTTCGGCGCGAGGAAAGTGGTGTGTGGTCCTTCACCCCGCTAGGGGAGCTGACGGACACGCTGGAAATCTCGGAGCTGGCCAGCACGCTGCGGGTGCAGGATATTTATGATGAAATAGACATTACGCCGATGCGGGCGCAGCCACCGGCTGAGAATCAATCCAATAAATAG
- the nuoF gene encoding NADH-quinone oxidoreductase subunit NuoF — protein sequence MGRKLLTEHINVEGIETLEVYRKHGGYRSVEKAIKTMTPEEVVEEVKKSGLRGRGGAGFPTGMKWSFLAKPEGVPRYLVCNADESEPGTFKDRQLMSKLPHLLIEGMITSSYALGANTSYIYIRGELLYVLRILEKAIAEAYAAGYLGKNILGSGYDLDLYVHPGGGAYICGEETALLESLEGKRGNPRNKPPFPAVQGLYARPTVVNNVESIAAVPVIVNEGGEEYAKIGIGRSTGTKLISACGHLNKPGIYEIELGLPVEEFIYSDEYCGGIWKGRELKAVVAGGSSVPILPKELILKTAAGENRLMTYESLSDGGFVTGTMLGSGGFIAMDETTCIVRNTWNFSRFYHHESCGQCSPCREGTGWLEKVLHRLEYGHGRMEDIDLLVSVAKQIEGNTICPLGEAAAWPVAAAVRHFRHEFEWHVTNAKEAVQPGAVFPGKAVLV from the coding sequence ATGGGACGCAAACTGCTGACCGAACATATTAACGTTGAAGGCATCGAAACCCTGGAGGTATACCGCAAGCATGGCGGGTACCGCTCGGTGGAGAAGGCCATCAAAACCATGACGCCTGAGGAGGTGGTGGAAGAAGTGAAGAAGTCGGGCCTGCGGGGCCGCGGCGGCGCTGGCTTCCCCACGGGCATGAAGTGGAGCTTCCTGGCCAAGCCCGAGGGCGTGCCGCGCTACCTGGTCTGCAACGCCGACGAATCGGAGCCGGGCACCTTCAAGGACCGCCAGCTGATGTCGAAGCTGCCGCACCTGCTCATCGAGGGCATGATTACGAGCTCCTACGCGCTGGGTGCCAACACCTCGTACATCTACATCCGCGGCGAGTTGTTGTACGTGCTGCGTATCCTGGAAAAAGCCATTGCCGAAGCTTACGCGGCCGGTTACCTGGGCAAGAACATCCTCGGCTCAGGCTACGATCTGGACCTGTACGTGCACCCCGGTGGCGGCGCCTACATCTGCGGTGAGGAAACGGCGCTGCTGGAATCCCTGGAAGGCAAGCGTGGCAACCCGCGCAACAAGCCCCCATTCCCGGCGGTGCAGGGCCTGTACGCCCGCCCCACGGTGGTGAACAACGTGGAGTCCATTGCCGCCGTGCCGGTGATTGTGAACGAGGGCGGTGAGGAGTACGCTAAAATCGGGATTGGCCGGAGCACCGGTACCAAGCTGATTTCGGCCTGCGGCCACCTCAACAAGCCCGGTATCTACGAAATTGAGCTGGGTCTGCCCGTTGAAGAATTCATCTATTCCGATGAGTACTGCGGCGGCATCTGGAAAGGCCGGGAGCTGAAGGCGGTAGTAGCCGGTGGCTCTTCCGTACCGATTCTGCCCAAAGAGCTGATCCTGAAAACGGCCGCCGGTGAAAACCGCCTGATGACCTACGAGTCACTCTCGGATGGTGGTTTCGTGACGGGCACTATGCTGGGCTCCGGTGGCTTTATTGCCATGGACGAGACGACCTGCATTGTGCGCAACACCTGGAACTTCTCCCGCTTCTACCACCACGAGTCGTGCGGGCAATGCTCGCCCTGCCGTGAGGGTACGGGCTGGCTGGAAAAAGTACTCCACCGCCTGGAGTACGGGCACGGCCGCATGGAAGACATCGACCTGCTGGTGAGTGTAGCCAAGCAAATTGAAGGCAACACCATTTGCCCGCTGGGCGAAGCGGCTGCCTGGCCGGTAGCCGCCGCCGTGCGCCACTTCCGCCACGAGTTTGAATGGCACGTGACCAACGCCAAAGAAGCCGTGCAGCCCGGCGCGGTCTTCCCCGGCAAAGCAGTGCTGGTTTAA
- a CDS encoding metalloregulator ArsR/SmtB family transcription factor: protein MRLKHFTVAFGLPIFKALGDESRVRILHLLWRNQEMCISDLEQVLDFTQTKTSRQLLFLKNAGLVSFRRLDNWVFYYLKDEVLELMQQLLGYLERDAQLLHDQQVYQTLWSNRELAAYKLQNRRWTGAPPA, encoded by the coding sequence ATGCGCCTAAAACACTTTACCGTTGCATTTGGCCTCCCAATATTTAAAGCCCTGGGCGACGAAAGCCGCGTCCGCATCCTGCATTTGCTCTGGCGCAACCAGGAAATGTGCATTTCCGACCTGGAACAGGTGTTGGACTTCACTCAAACTAAGACATCCCGTCAATTATTGTTTTTAAAAAATGCGGGGCTCGTCAGCTTCCGACGCCTCGATAACTGGGTGTTTTACTACCTCAAGGACGAGGTGCTGGAGCTGATGCAGCAACTGCTGGGCTACCTGGAGCGCGACGCCCAGCTGCTCCACGACCAGCAGGTGTACCAAACGCTGTGGTCTAACCGGGAGCTGGCCGCGTATAAGCTGCAAAACCGCCGCTGGACGGGCGCTCCGCCTGCATAA
- a CDS encoding NAD(P)/FAD-dependent oxidoreductase, whose protein sequence is MDTNLPVSKNPRVVIVGCGFAGLRLAKELRHAPVQVVVIDRNNYHNFQPLLYQVATGALEADSIAYPIRKIFAGQENFFYRMADVQRVEPERNTVVTHIGDIRYDYLVLATGSLTNFFGIESLERNAMQIKSIPNALNLRSFIFQNFEKALLTENPEERQALMNIVVVGGGPTGVEISGSLAEMRKHVLPKDYPELDLRQMQIILVEAGAELLGPMSKKSQEDALRYMQDLGVQVRLNTAIKRYENCRAYYSDTEFIPTENLIWAAGVNGAAIPGLPPEIVARNKRINVNQWNRVEGFENVFAIGDVANMVTEEMPRGLPMLAPVAQQQAELLAKNLVRILQGQTPENFKYLNKGVMAIVSRNKAVVDLPKDVHFNGFFGWLTWLFVHLMTLVGFRNKIVAFIDWAFSYFNSDQALRLIIRPFSRRDVKDDRGKKAAEHQTATAEYIPTPPAIQTPAG, encoded by the coding sequence ATGGATACCAACCTTCCGGTTTCTAAAAATCCGCGGGTAGTGATTGTGGGTTGTGGCTTTGCCGGCCTGCGCCTGGCCAAAGAATTGCGCCATGCTCCCGTGCAGGTGGTGGTTATCGATCGTAATAACTATCATAATTTCCAGCCCCTGCTCTATCAGGTAGCAACTGGTGCTCTGGAGGCTGATAGCATTGCCTATCCCATCCGGAAAATATTTGCGGGTCAGGAGAATTTCTTCTACCGCATGGCCGATGTGCAGCGCGTAGAGCCCGAGCGCAATACGGTGGTGACCCACATCGGCGACATTCGCTACGACTACCTGGTGCTGGCCACCGGCTCGCTCACCAATTTCTTTGGTATTGAGAGCCTGGAGCGCAATGCCATGCAAATCAAGAGCATTCCCAATGCCCTGAATCTGCGCAGCTTTATCTTCCAGAATTTTGAAAAAGCCTTGCTCACGGAAAACCCCGAGGAGCGCCAGGCCCTGATGAATATTGTGGTGGTGGGCGGCGGCCCTACGGGCGTGGAAATCAGCGGGTCTCTGGCCGAGATGCGCAAGCACGTGCTGCCCAAAGACTACCCCGAGCTGGATTTGCGCCAGATGCAGATTATTCTGGTAGAAGCCGGTGCCGAACTACTGGGACCCATGTCTAAAAAGTCGCAGGAGGATGCCTTGCGCTACATGCAGGACCTGGGCGTGCAGGTGCGGCTGAACACGGCTATTAAGCGCTACGAAAACTGCCGCGCTTATTATTCGGATACTGAGTTTATTCCTACCGAAAACCTGATTTGGGCGGCCGGGGTGAACGGCGCCGCCATACCCGGCCTGCCGCCCGAAATTGTGGCCCGCAACAAGCGCATCAATGTGAACCAGTGGAACCGCGTGGAGGGCTTCGAGAATGTCTTTGCTATTGGCGACGTGGCCAATATGGTGACGGAGGAAATGCCCCGCGGCCTGCCCATGCTGGCGCCTGTGGCCCAGCAGCAGGCCGAATTGCTGGCTAAAAACCTGGTGCGCATTCTGCAGGGACAAACGCCCGAGAACTTTAAATACCTGAACAAAGGCGTAATGGCCATTGTAAGCCGCAATAAAGCCGTGGTAGACCTGCCCAAGGACGTGCACTTCAATGGCTTCTTTGGCTGGCTTACCTGGCTATTTGTGCACCTGATGACCTTGGTGGGCTTCCGTAATAAAATCGTAGCCTTTATTGACTGGGCCTTCAGCTACTTCAACTCCGACCAGGCTCTGCGCCTCATTATCCGGCCCTTCAGCCGCCGCGACGTGAAAGACGACCGGGGCAAAAAAGCCGCAGAGCACCAGACCGCCACCGCGGAGTATATTCCCACCCCGCCCGCCATCCAAACCCCGGCGGGGTAG
- a CDS encoding NADH-quinone oxidoreductase subunit B gives MDNRVPEIKTVEAPEGVEGAGFFATSLEKVVGIARANSLWPLPFATSCCGIEFMATMGSHYDISRFGSERPSFSPRQADLLMVMGTIAKKMAPIVKQVYEQMAEPRWVLAMGACASSGGIFDSYSVLQGIDRIIPVDVYVPGCPPRPEQVLDGLMRVQDLAKNESMRRRNSPEYQALLASYNIK, from the coding sequence ATGGATAATAGAGTTCCTGAAATCAAAACCGTAGAGGCCCCTGAGGGCGTTGAAGGTGCCGGCTTCTTTGCTACCTCGCTGGAGAAAGTAGTGGGTATTGCCCGCGCCAACTCGCTCTGGCCTCTGCCCTTTGCCACCTCGTGTTGCGGTATCGAGTTCATGGCTACCATGGGCTCACACTACGATATTTCCCGCTTCGGCTCGGAGCGTCCTTCGTTCTCGCCCCGGCAGGCCGACCTGCTGATGGTGATGGGCACCATTGCCAAGAAGATGGCTCCCATTGTAAAGCAGGTATATGAGCAAATGGCCGAGCCCCGCTGGGTGCTGGCTATGGGTGCCTGCGCCTCCTCGGGTGGCATTTTCGATAGCTACTCCGTGCTGCAGGGCATCGACCGGATTATTCCGGTGGACGTGTACGTGCCCGGCTGCCCACCCCGCCCCGAGCAGGTGCTGGATGGCCTGATGCGTGTGCAGGATCTGGCCAAAAACGAATCAATGCGTCGCCGCAACTCGCCCGAGTATCAGGCCCTGCTGGCGTCTTATAATATTAAGTAG
- a CDS encoding NADH-quinone oxidoreductase subunit A — protein sequence MLLAVTSNYQPSDFLPIIVQFVLAIAFVAFSMIASHLIGPRRKSRVKDEAFECGIESVGNARTPISVKYFLTAILFVLFDVEVIFMYPWAVNFRELGKTGFYEMIVFLALLMAGFAYVIKKGVLRWNEAR from the coding sequence ATGCTTCTTGCTGTAACCTCCAATTACCAGCCCTCTGACTTTCTGCCGATTATCGTGCAGTTTGTGTTGGCCATAGCCTTCGTGGCTTTTTCCATGATTGCCTCTCACCTCATCGGTCCGCGCCGCAAGAGTCGCGTGAAGGATGAAGCCTTTGAGTGCGGTATCGAATCGGTGGGCAATGCGCGCACGCCTATTTCGGTGAAGTACTTTCTCACAGCCATTCTGTTTGTGCTGTTTGATGTGGAAGTCATCTTCATGTACCCCTGGGCCGTGAACTTCCGGGAGCTGGGCAAAACCGGCTTCTACGAAATGATTGTATTCCTGGCTTTGCTGATGGCGGGCTTTGCCTACGTTATCAAAAAAGGCGTCCTGCGCTGGAACGAAGCCCGTTAG